ACAGCTACTCACAGAGCATTAAAAAGTCCTCTGCGACCATAGCTTGTACAATCTCGTGGAAACGCTGATCCCCCCATTCGTTGGAGAGAACCGGCCGGCCGAGCTTCTCTTGGACATATGCTTCTATCAAATCCATGTCACACATCCGGATGCCGGTATATGCGGAAACGATTACGCGCTCTTTTGTTGTCATAAACGGCTCTCACTCCCCGCTCAGTCACAAATCTCTAATCATTTTTGGGAACTAGTAGCCCCGGATGCTCACTTTGATATTCCAGCACCTGCTCCGTGTAGTCGGCCAGTACCAGCTTCAAATAGTCCTCGTCTGTTTCCCAGGAGTCGTTATTCAAAATGACTTCCAAAGCACCCTTTTCCGCTGCCTCCCGCTCCTCAGCGGTGCAGGATTCCAACGTCTGGCCTTCCAGCCGATCCAACAGCTCTTGTTCATAGGTCTTTCGACAGCCGATCAGAACGTCGTTTACAAAGTGCAGATCAAGCTGGACGCCCCCATACACAAAACTGAGCTGCCGGTCCGTGATCCCGGCGCTGGTCGCGGTGATCCCGTCCACATATCCGGTCTCCGAATTGTATTTGACCACATGGAGCTCTAAATTATCGGGATTGGAGCCGCCCTGCTGTTCTTCCGATTTCGCATCAATCATGGCCTGCTCAATGAGGTCGATATATACGCCGTCGTAAGTCAGGTCTGCGTTCACCACTGTAAATGGTTCGGCTGGATCCGGAGTCAGGTCCGCCACAGCCCTCCAATACACAAATGTTCCGCCAGCCACTACGATAAGCAGAAAAAGCGCCACGGCAAGCAGAAAAAGCGCCACGGCCAACAAGATTTTTTCTTTTTTCATAAAGGTCTCCTTATCCACTTGAAAATTCTAATAGATGGATTATAGCATCGCTGTGCAAAATACGTCCAATAAATTTCCTTCATAAAAGATTCCATTTATGCCATGGGTTCACACCGCCTCTTGACAGGTGTCCGGGAGCCTCTTACATGCACGAGATGCAAGAAAAAATTGCGGTGGACACGTTGAGCAGGAAGAAATCTTGATTTTCTGCCGGTCTTTCTATATAATCGCATCGGTGATTGTCATGTACAGGATGAGCCTGAAATGCTGCCCGAAGTGCAAGAAGGTTTTTATTGCGGAGCCTTATCAGAAGATCTGTGGGGAGTGCAAGGAGCAAAGACGAATAAAGCAATATCTCAGGACGCATAAGCAGCTGGCTCCATTTGAAGATTATACAAAGCCGCTGCTCAAAATCCAATGTATCATCTGCGAAACAGAAACGCCGCTCCGTAAGTCGCGCTGCAGGTTGTACTGCAGGAAATGCGGAGCGCTCATCTATGATCCCGCTATCGATAAGGTTCCGGTTTAGATGTTTCCAGTTTTGTTTTCAGGATGCCAGGGTGAAAGATTGATGGGAGGAGTGCAGGTGTCTGATGGACGGGTTTTTCTCAGAGCAGCCGTGCTACCGTATTGAAATATTGGAATGGATCAATGAAGAGGATATTACCGACGAATGGCGTTATATCTGGAAGCATGACCCGCCTGAGCCGGTCTATGAAGTTATGATGGGCGGCTTTGTTGAGTCCCTAAATCTCGCCTTTGTGTACGAATCAATATATACCAGATCCGAGTATGAACAGATCCGGCAAAGCGGTTTCGATTACCAACCGCTGTTGTGGAGAACCCATATTCTCACGGACTGCCCAGACGATGATGCTAACTATGAAAAGGACGAGAACGCGGGAACTGGAGTTGCGGCCAAGCGGCTATCTAAATTTACGCTTTTTCCACGGTTGTGGAGGTAGCAGTCGGGGCGCTCATGCAGACGGAACCATAACCCAACTCCTGCCAGAGATAGGTACAAAATGAGCCCGAATAAACTGTTGTCCGGGTAAATTGGTTATGAAAAAAGCAGGCATGGAAGATCTCCCCCGTAGTATTTTCCGTGCCTGCCTTTATCATTTATATTTACATTCACATCTGACTCGCCATTTTCAAATATATAGGCTAAGAATCGGTTTCCCGGTCAATAGTAGCGTGTCCCGGGGCTGCCAGCAGAGCGGCAAGTCATCATCAATCAGCAGGATCTGTTTTCGCATGAAACTGCCTCCCATCCCCGGTTGGATCTGTATTTGGGTGGGCCTTCTGGTACAATTCGGCCAACTTCTGAAAACTTTCTGGGCTGATCACATGCTCCATGCGGCAGGCGTCCTGTTCCGCTGTTTTGGGATCGACACCTGCCTCTACCAGTAGGCGTGTGAAGAAGCAGTGCTTCTCATAGGTCTGCTCGGCTACCTCCCGGCCCACATCGGTCAGGCGGAGAAAGAAGTCTCCGTCCATGGTGAGAAATCCGCCCTCTTTCAAGGTAGATACCGCGTGACACACGCTTGGTTTAGATACCCCCATGTGCCGGGCCACATCCACAGAGCGCACCATGCCTTTTTCCTTTTGGAGTACCAGCACGGCCTCCAGATAATCCTCGCCCGACGCATGGAGTTTCATTTTACCGCCTACTTCCTATTCCATATCGTTCAGAAAAAATTCCGGCAGATGTTCTCTACCCTCCGGCTTACAGAGGGAGTAACTTTCCTGAATCTCGCCGTGCTCCATGTGGATAACAAAGTTACAGCACCGCAAAATAAATTCCGGGTCGTGCGTCACCACAACTACTGTTCTCCCATGCTCCGCAACTCTGTTCACCACCTCCGCCACCTGCCTCATATGAAACAGGTCCAGCCCGCTGGTTGGCTCATCAAATACGATCAGCGGCCGTTCCGATGCAATCGCGGAGGCGACGGCCACCCGCTGCTTTTGTCCCCCGGACAGCCCCATGGGATGGCGCTCCCGATATGGGAGCAGGTCCATCTCAGCCAGTACGGCCTCCGCCTTTGCCTGATCTTCTGTACTCATACTCAGGAATAGTTCATCCAGCACGCTTTCTGTGAAAAGCTGGTGGTTTACATCCTGCATCACCATATAACAGAGCTTCAGCCGTTCTCTTCTGGAATAGATCTTATCCTGATTCCGCACAATGCCGCCACACCGCTTTTCCAGCCCGCACAGGCAGCGGGACAGGGTGGATTTTCCCGCTCCGTTATGCC
This genomic window from Pusillibacter faecalis contains:
- a CDS encoding metal-dependent transcriptional regulator produces the protein MKLHASGEDYLEAVLVLQKEKGMVRSVDVARHMGVSKPSVCHAVSTLKEGGFLTMDGDFFLRLTDVGREVAEQTYEKHCFFTRLLVEAGVDPKTAEQDACRMEHVISPESFQKLAELYQKAHPNTDPTGDGRQFHAKTDPAD